One segment of Papaver somniferum cultivar HN1 unplaced genomic scaffold, ASM357369v1 unplaced-scaffold_137, whole genome shotgun sequence DNA contains the following:
- the LOC113334937 gene encoding uncharacterized protein LOC113334937 — MSLIIDNYQGAFIHERQINDGMLIAAELIDSRMKENKNGIICRVDFEKAFDNINWNCVDIVLERFGFGNIWRGWIKWCITQARFAVLINGEATSMFKNYKGIRQGDPISPFIFIMVAEILSKMISKAASNGLLSGFQVETNSTTITHLQFADDLMVFLDDSTDQVTNLKNVLFAFQLISDLKVNYRKSAIAGIGDENNGLECADVLGCDLLSLPINYLGIPLGSKSKSGSVWDIIIQRCRQKLSSWKRSLWTCILKARNYVQQNTTLILKNGDSVQFWFDKWAGNLSKDRFNSVYKLSKQNNIYVKDMISSNGVWNFSFKRNLNEQEVGEIANMLHLLEDFNKEIHNNEEEDGRKWNFATDFSVASCYTSLEIDGFLVFPRKQIWNPKIPLKVSFLVWCLCHNGAPTLEILHQARKINSPTCHLCNEESENQGHLFLHCTETRKIWQYFLDIFGVKWVFSETVKSNLWEWSVRKNMNMVKRI; from the exons atgtcctTGATTATAGATAACTATCAGGGAGCTTTCATACATGAGAGGCAGATAAACGACGGAATGTTAATAGCAGCTGAGCTGATTGATTCAAGGATGAAGGAAAATAAGAATGGTATCATTTGTAGAGTGGATTTTGAGAAAGCCTTTGATAACATAAATTGGAATTGTGTGGATATTGTCTTGGAAAGGTTTGGGTTTGGTAATATCTGGAGAGGGTGGATAAAATGGTGCATAACTCAGGCAAGATTTGCAGTTCTAATCAATGGGGAAGCTACATCAATGTTCAAGAATTACAAAGGCATCAGGCAGGGGGACCCAATTTCgccatttatttttattatggtgGCAGAGATACTATCCAAAATGATTTCAAAAGCTGCTTCAAATGGTTTGCTCTCGGGTTTTCAAGTGGAAACTAATAGCACTACAATAACTCATTTGCAGTTTGCAGATGATTTAATGGTTTTTCTAGATGACTCTACAGATCAAGTAACAAACTTGAAAAACGTCCTTTTTGCTTTTCAGTTGATATCGGATTTAAAAGTCAATTATAGAAAAAGTGCAATAGCTGGTATTGGTGATGAAAATAATGGTTTGGAGTGTGCTGATGTTTTGGGGTGTGACTTGTTGTCTCTACCAATCAATTATTTGGGGATTCCTTTGGGAAGCAAGTCCAAAAGTGGATCTGTGTGGGATATAATCATACAAAGGTGTCGGCAAAAGTTAAGCTCATGGAAGAGAAG TCTTTGGACATGCATTCTTAAAGCAAGGAATTATGTGCAACAAAATACAACTCTTATCTTGAAGAATGGTGATTCTGTCCAGTTTTGGTTTGATAAATGGGCTGGTAATTTGTCTAAAGATAGATTCAATTCTGTTTATAAGCTTTCCAAGCAAAACAACATTTATGTTAAGGACATGATATCGTCTAATGGGGTTTGGAATTTCAGTTTCAAGAGAAATTTAAATGAGCAGGAAGTTGGGGAGATTGCTAATATGTTGCATTTACTTGAAGACTTTAACAAAGAAATTCACAATAATGAGGAGGAAGATGGCCGGAAATGGAACTTTGCTACTGACTTCTCAGTGGCAAGTTGTTACACCTCATTAGAGATTGATGGTTTTTTGGTTTTCCCTCGTAAACAAATTTGGAACCCAAAAATCCCACTGAAAGTTTCATTCCTAGTTTGGTGTTTATGTCACAATGGAGCACCAACTTTGGAGATTTTGCATCAAGCTAGAAAGATAAATTCGCCGACTTGTCATTTATGTAATGAGGAGTCAGAAAACCAAGGtcatttatttcttcattgtaCTGAAACAAGGAAGATTTGGCAATATTTCTTAGACATCTTTGGAGTTAAATGGGTATTCTCGGAAACTGTAAAATCGAATTTATGGGAATGGTCGGTTAGGAAGAACATGAATATGGTAAAGAGAATTTGA